A window of the Paracoccus sp. MC1862 genome harbors these coding sequences:
- the pcaF gene encoding 3-oxoadipyl-CoA thiolase: MADAFICDYVRTPIGRYGGALATVRADDLAAIPLQALIARNPGLDPAAVEEVWMGCANQAGEDNRNVARMALLLAGLPDTVPGVTVNRLCGSGLEAVAAAARAIRSGDMELAFAGGVESMSRAPFVMPKAESAFSRATEIHDTTIGWRFVNPRMAEQYGTDSMPETAQNLADELQIRREDQDLLALNSQTRAATAQRNGRFAAEIVAVTVPQGRKEPIEVTQDEHPRETTLEQLAKLRPITRRDGSITAGNASGVNDGAAGLIVASEAAAKRHGLTPIARIVAGASAGVTPRIMGIGPVPAVRRLMDLAGITLDDLSVIELNEAFAAQALAVTRDLGLDDDDPRLNPNGGGIALGHPLGMSGVRISGTAALELKTTGGRYALATMCVGVGQGAALLIERV, translated from the coding sequence ATGGCCGACGCCTTCATCTGCGACTATGTCCGCACCCCCATCGGGCGCTACGGCGGCGCCCTGGCGACCGTCCGCGCCGACGACCTCGCCGCCATCCCGCTGCAGGCGCTGATCGCCCGCAACCCCGGCCTCGACCCCGCGGCGGTCGAGGAGGTCTGGATGGGCTGCGCCAACCAGGCGGGCGAGGACAACCGCAACGTCGCCCGCATGGCGCTGCTGCTGGCAGGCCTGCCGGACACCGTGCCGGGGGTGACCGTGAACCGCCTCTGCGGCTCGGGGCTGGAAGCGGTGGCGGCCGCCGCCCGCGCCATCCGCTCGGGCGACATGGAGCTGGCCTTCGCGGGCGGCGTGGAAAGCATGTCCCGCGCGCCCTTCGTGATGCCCAAGGCGGAGTCTGCCTTCTCGCGCGCGACCGAGATCCACGACACCACCATTGGCTGGCGCTTCGTCAACCCGAGGATGGCGGAGCAATACGGCACCGACTCGATGCCCGAGACGGCGCAGAACCTTGCCGACGAGTTGCAGATCCGGCGCGAGGACCAGGACCTCTTAGCCCTGAACTCGCAGACCCGCGCCGCGACGGCGCAGAGGAACGGCCGCTTCGCGGCCGAGATCGTGGCGGTCACCGTGCCGCAGGGCCGCAAGGAACCCATCGAGGTCACGCAGGACGAACATCCGCGCGAGACCACGCTGGAACAGCTGGCGAAGCTGCGGCCGATCACCCGCAGGGACGGCTCGATCACCGCCGGCAACGCCTCGGGCGTGAACGACGGCGCAGCGGGGTTGATTGTGGCCTCGGAAGCCGCCGCGAAGCGCCACGGCCTGACCCCCATCGCCCGCATCGTCGCGGGGGCGAGCGCAGGCGTCACCCCGCGGATCATGGGCATCGGCCCGGTGCCGGCTGTTCGCAGGCTGATGGACCTGGCCGGGATCACGCTGGACGACCTGTCGGTGATCGAGTTGAACGAGGCCTTTGCCGCGCAGGCGCTGGCCGTCACCCGCGACCTGGGGCTGGACGACGACGACCCGCGCCTGAACCCCAACGGCGGCGGCATTGCGCTGGGGCACCCCTTGGGCATGTCCGGTGTCCGCATCAGCGGGACCGCCGCGCTTGAACTCAAGACCACCGGCGGGCGCTACGCGCTTGCCACCATGTGCGTCGGCGTCGGTCAGGGCGCCGCGTTGCTGATCGAACGCGTCTGA
- a CDS encoding electron transfer flavoprotein subunit beta/FixA family protein, with protein MKVLVPVKRVIDYNVKARVRADGSGVDLSNVKMSMNPFDEIAVEEAIRLKEKGAASEIVVVSIGVKQAAETIRTALAMGADRGILVVAADDVHQDIEPLAVAKLLKAIIAEEQPQLVLMGKQAIDNDMNATGQMLAALLGWAQATQAGKLEVEGEKATVTREVDGGLQVIEVSLPAIVTADLRLNEPRYASLPNIMKAKKKELVEKTAGDYGVDVSPRLTVVRTAEPEGRKAGVKVASVDELVSKLKAAGVV; from the coding sequence ATGAAGGTTCTTGTGCCTGTGAAGCGGGTGATCGACTACAACGTGAAGGCGCGGGTTCGTGCGGACGGGTCGGGGGTGGACCTGTCGAACGTGAAGATGTCGATGAACCCCTTTGACGAGATTGCGGTCGAGGAGGCGATCCGTCTGAAGGAGAAGGGCGCGGCGTCCGAGATCGTGGTGGTGTCGATCGGCGTCAAGCAGGCGGCCGAAACCATCCGCACGGCGCTGGCCATGGGCGCCGACCGCGGCATCCTGGTGGTGGCCGCCGACGACGTGCACCAGGACATCGAGCCCCTCGCGGTGGCCAAGCTGCTGAAGGCCATCATCGCCGAGGAGCAGCCGCAGTTGGTGCTGATGGGCAAGCAGGCGATCGACAACGACATGAACGCCACCGGCCAGATGCTGGCGGCACTGCTGGGCTGGGCGCAGGCGACGCAGGCCGGCAAGCTGGAAGTCGAGGGCGAGAAGGCCACCGTCACGCGCGAGGTCGACGGCGGGCTGCAGGTGATCGAGGTCAGCCTGCCCGCGATCGTGACCGCCGACCTGCGGCTGAACGAGCCGCGCTATGCGAGCCTGCCCAACATCATGAAGGCGAAGAAGAAGGAACTCGTCGAAAAGACCGCCGGTGACTACGGCGTGGACGTCTCGCCCCGGCTGACGGTGGTCAGGACCGCCGAGCCCGAGGGGCGCAAGGCGGGGGTCAAGGTGGCCTCGGTCGACGAGCTGGTGTCGAAACTCAAAGCTGCGGGGGTGGTGTGA
- a CDS encoding ABC transporter ATP-binding protein codes for MLSEQTNASVVSPTESRLVLTARGLGKDFSGFTAVNNVNLDVHHARIHALIGPNGAGKTTVFNLLTKFLQPTRGQITLLGTDITKMKPDVVARMGLVRSFQISAVFPHLTVLENVRVALQRPAELHVQFWRPLKALDVLNGRAEVLIDELGLTPWRDVRAADLSYGRKRVLEIATTLALDPQVLLLDEPMAGMGHEDVHTVAEIIREVARHRAVLMVEHNLSVVADICHFVTVLQRGEILAEGDYATVAADPRVRTAYMGTEA; via the coding sequence ATGCTTTCTGAGCAGACAAATGCGTCGGTCGTATCGCCGACTGAATCCAGATTGGTGCTTACCGCCCGCGGTCTCGGAAAGGACTTCTCGGGGTTCACGGCCGTCAACAACGTGAACCTCGACGTCCACCATGCCCGCATTCACGCATTGATCGGCCCCAACGGGGCCGGCAAGACCACCGTCTTCAACCTGCTGACCAAGTTCCTGCAACCCACGCGCGGGCAGATCACCCTGCTGGGCACCGACATCACGAAGATGAAGCCCGACGTGGTGGCCCGCATGGGGCTGGTGCGGTCCTTCCAGATTTCGGCCGTCTTCCCGCATCTGACGGTGCTGGAAAACGTCCGCGTCGCGCTGCAGCGCCCGGCGGAACTGCATGTGCAGTTCTGGCGCCCGCTCAAGGCGCTGGACGTGCTGAACGGCCGGGCCGAGGTGCTGATCGACGAACTGGGCCTGACCCCCTGGCGCGACGTGCGCGCCGCCGACCTTTCCTATGGCCGCAAGCGGGTGCTTGAGATCGCGACCACGCTCGCGCTTGACCCGCAGGTGCTGCTGCTGGATGAACCGATGGCCGGCATGGGGCACGAGGACGTGCATACCGTGGCCGAGATCATCCGCGAGGTCGCCCGCCACCGTGCCGTCCTGATGGTGGAACACAACCTGTCGGTCGTGGCCGACATCTGCCATTTCGTCACCGTGCTGCAGCGGGGCGAGATCCTGGCGGAAGGCGACTACGCCACGGTCGCCGCCGACCCGCGCGTCCGCACCGCCTACATGGGGACCGAAGCATGA
- a CDS encoding thioesterase family protein — translation MSQSALPAEVYRYTHHMGFGDCDPAGIAYTGALVNAALRAIDRFLSDVTEGRGWYAMSVRLGVGMPFVHLDVDFASPVRGDADLDFTIEVTRLGRTSMGFRATGWQKGEHCFSLNSVNVFIAQRDGKQPLPDWLRAALEPHLV, via the coding sequence ATGAGCCAGTCCGCCCTTCCCGCCGAGGTCTATCGCTACACTCATCACATGGGCTTTGGGGACTGCGACCCGGCCGGGATCGCCTATACCGGGGCGCTGGTGAATGCCGCGCTGCGCGCCATCGACCGCTTCCTGTCTGACGTGACCGAAGGACGGGGATGGTATGCCATGTCAGTCCGGCTGGGGGTGGGGATGCCCTTCGTCCATCTGGACGTGGACTTCGCGTCTCCCGTGCGCGGCGACGCGGACCTCGATTTCACCATTGAGGTGACGCGGCTCGGGCGGACCTCGATGGGGTTTCGCGCGACCGGCTGGCAGAAGGGCGAGCACTGCTTCTCGCTGAACAGCGTCAACGTCTTTATCGCGCAAAGGGACGGCAAGCAGCCGCTTCCGGACTGGCTGCGTGCGGCGCTAGAGCCGCATCTGGTCTGA
- a CDS encoding acyl-CoA dehydrogenase family protein, with product MALDPDTRDQLVAGIRRFVDEKLIPREPEVAETDAIPADVVEGMREMGLFGLSIPEEYGGLGLTMEEEVLVAFEIGRAAPAFRSMFATNVGIGSQGIVIDGTDEQKAKYLPGLASGEIIGSFALTEPDVGSDAGSVRTTARRDGDHYVLNGTKRFITNAPHAGLFTVMARTDPDRKGAAGVSAFAVEAGTPGLSVGKPEKKMGQQGAHVADVIFQDCRVPAEALIGGIEGQGFKTAMKVLDKGRLGIAAACTGLAERMIDDMVAYAAERKQFGRAIADFQLIQGMFADSKADAMAAHALVLDAARRRDAGEDVSMAAACAKMFASEMVGRVADRNVQVHGGNGYIREYRAEQLFRDARLYRIYEGTTQIQQTIIAKALVAEAKERLGV from the coding sequence ATGGCCCTTGATCCCGACACCCGAGACCAACTCGTCGCCGGCATCCGCCGTTTCGTGGACGAGAAGCTGATCCCGCGCGAGCCCGAAGTGGCCGAAACCGACGCCATACCGGCCGACGTGGTCGAGGGGATGCGCGAGATGGGCCTGTTTGGCCTGTCGATCCCCGAGGAATACGGCGGCCTCGGCTTGACGATGGAGGAGGAGGTGCTGGTCGCCTTCGAGATCGGCCGCGCCGCGCCCGCCTTCCGGTCGATGTTCGCCACCAACGTCGGCATCGGCAGCCAAGGCATCGTGATCGACGGCACCGACGAGCAAAAGGCGAAATACCTGCCCGGCCTCGCCTCGGGCGAGATCATCGGTTCCTTCGCGCTGACCGAACCGGATGTCGGTTCCGACGCGGGCAGCGTGCGGACCACCGCGCGGCGCGATGGCGACCATTATGTCCTGAACGGCACCAAGCGCTTCATCACCAACGCGCCGCACGCGGGGCTATTTACCGTCATGGCGCGCACCGACCCCGACAGGAAGGGCGCGGCGGGCGTGTCCGCCTTCGCGGTCGAGGCAGGGACGCCGGGTCTTTCCGTCGGCAAGCCCGAGAAGAAGATGGGCCAGCAGGGCGCCCATGTGGCCGACGTGATCTTCCAGGACTGCCGGGTGCCTGCGGAGGCGCTGATTGGGGGGATCGAGGGGCAGGGCTTTAAGACGGCGATGAAGGTGCTGGACAAGGGCCGCCTTGGCATCGCCGCCGCCTGCACGGGCCTGGCCGAGCGGATGATCGACGACATGGTCGCCTATGCCGCCGAGCGAAAGCAGTTCGGTCGTGCCATTGCCGACTTCCAGCTGATCCAAGGGATGTTCGCCGACAGCAAGGCCGACGCAATGGCCGCCCACGCACTGGTTCTGGACGCAGCGCGGCGGCGCGACGCGGGAGAGGACGTATCCATGGCGGCGGCGTGCGCCAAGATGTTCGCCTCAGAGATGGTCGGCCGGGTCGCCGACCGCAACGTGCAGGTCCACGGCGGCAACGGCTATATCCGCGAATACCGCGCCGAGCAGCTCTTCCGCGACGCGCGGCTTTACCGCATCTACGAAGGTACAACCCAGATCCAGCAGACCATCATCGCGAAGGCACTGGTCGCCGAGGCAAAGGAGCGGCTCGGTGTGTGA
- a CDS encoding zinc-binding dehydrogenase, with product MLHERGAAGPRLTRIDKPPRPEDGVLVRMLAASVNRVDLYMRDSGVGITHELPLVMGVDGMGEVLETAPDSAFKPGDRVILYPYDFCGRCRYCLAGDQPLCLRARIFGEHVDGTFTEIMAAPERALVRLSPAVDIHRAATLGVAYLTAWRMIFGKMATGPGRIVFIQGAGGGVAYAAMQLARMAGARVIVSTSGEEKLAHFRDLGVEAVDYRDGDMVKQVLVLTDGEGADLVIDNVGEKTWGSSLRVMARGGHLATCGATTGAHPSADIQRLFVRQLSIHGSTMGSLEEFRRLVRAFETGAFVPPIDSTYPLAEVPAAFARLEETNRMGKIVISIAEPEGTA from the coding sequence ATGCTGCACGAGCGCGGGGCCGCAGGGCCGCGTCTGACGCGAATCGATAAGCCGCCCCGGCCTGAGGATGGCGTCCTTGTGCGGATGCTGGCCGCTTCGGTGAACCGTGTTGACCTTTACATGCGCGACTCAGGCGTGGGCATCACCCACGAACTGCCGCTGGTTATGGGCGTCGACGGCATGGGCGAGGTGCTGGAGACGGCCCCCGATTCAGCCTTCAAGCCCGGCGACCGCGTGATCCTGTATCCTTATGACTTCTGCGGGCGCTGCCGCTATTGCCTTGCGGGCGACCAGCCGCTGTGTCTGCGCGCCCGCATCTTCGGAGAACATGTCGACGGCACATTCACCGAGATCATGGCCGCGCCCGAACGCGCACTGGTCCGCCTGTCGCCTGCAGTGGACATCCATCGGGCAGCGACGCTCGGCGTGGCCTATCTGACCGCCTGGCGCATGATCTTCGGCAAGATGGCGACCGGGCCGGGGCGGATCGTCTTCATCCAGGGCGCGGGCGGCGGCGTGGCCTATGCCGCGATGCAGCTGGCCCGGATGGCAGGCGCGCGGGTCATTGTCTCGACCTCGGGCGAGGAGAAGCTTGCGCATTTCCGCGATCTCGGCGTCGAGGCGGTAGACTATCGCGACGGCGACATGGTCAAGCAGGTCCTGGTCCTGACCGATGGCGAGGGTGCCGACCTGGTCATCGACAACGTGGGAGAAAAGACCTGGGGTTCGTCGCTGCGGGTTATGGCGCGGGGCGGGCACCTGGCGACCTGCGGGGCGACCACCGGGGCGCATCCTTCGGCCGACATCCAGCGGCTCTTCGTGCGGCAGTTGTCGATCCACGGCTCGACCATGGGCAGCCTAGAGGAGTTCCGGCGTCTCGTCCGAGCGTTCGAGACCGGCGCCTTCGTGCCGCCCATCGACAGCACCTATCCCTTGGCCGAAGTCCCCGCCGCCTTCGCCCGGCTCGAGGAAACCAACCGCATGGGCAAGATCGTCATCTCTATTGCCGAACCGGAGGGGACTGCATGA
- a CDS encoding branched-chain amino acid ABC transporter permease: protein MTMIFGIPIQAFMGQILVGLINGSFYALLSLGLAVIFGLLRVINFAHGAQYMLGAFVALLALNWFGLNYWFALILAPLVVGAFGALVERTMLSRLYQLDHLYGLLFTFGLALALEGTFRWYFGASGQPYSAPAALTGAVNLGFMVLPIYRGWVIVASLIVCLAVWALIEKTRLGATLRAATENPVLVQSFGINVPRLLTLTYALGSGLAAIAGVLAAPIYQVSPLMGTNIIIVVFAVVVVGGMGSIMGAIVTGYLLGVAEGLTKVFYPEASNIVIFVIMAIVLILRPAGLFGKEG from the coding sequence ATGACGATGATCTTCGGAATCCCGATCCAAGCCTTCATGGGCCAGATCCTCGTGGGCCTCATCAACGGCTCGTTCTATGCGCTGCTGTCGCTGGGCCTTGCGGTGATCTTCGGCCTGCTGCGGGTCATCAACTTCGCCCATGGCGCGCAATACATGCTGGGCGCCTTCGTGGCGCTGCTGGCGCTGAACTGGTTCGGGCTGAACTACTGGTTCGCGCTGATCCTCGCGCCGCTGGTCGTCGGCGCCTTCGGCGCGCTGGTGGAACGCACGATGCTGTCGCGGCTGTATCAGCTCGACCACCTTTACGGGCTCTTGTTCACCTTCGGCCTGGCGCTGGCGCTGGAAGGCACCTTCCGTTGGTATTTCGGCGCCTCGGGCCAGCCCTATTCGGCCCCGGCGGCGCTGACAGGGGCGGTCAACCTGGGCTTCATGGTGCTGCCGATCTACCGCGGCTGGGTGATCGTGGCCTCGCTGATCGTCTGCCTTGCCGTCTGGGCGCTTATCGAGAAGACTCGGCTGGGCGCGACCCTGCGCGCGGCCACGGAAAACCCGGTGCTGGTGCAAAGCTTCGGCATCAACGTGCCGCGGCTGCTGACCCTGACCTATGCGCTGGGGTCGGGGCTTGCGGCCATCGCGGGCGTGCTGGCGGCGCCGATCTACCAGGTTTCGCCGCTGATGGGGACGAACATCATCATCGTCGTCTTCGCGGTGGTCGTGGTCGGCGGCATGGGGTCCATCATGGGCGCCATCGTCACCGGCTACCTGCTGGGCGTGGCCGAGGGGCTGACCAAGGTCTTCTACCCCGAGGCCTCCAACATCGTGATCTTCGTCATCATGGCGATCGTGCTGATCCTGCGTCCCGCGGGTCTGTTCGGGAAGGAGGGCTGA
- a CDS encoding enoyl-CoA hydratase-related protein → MSYQTILTARDGAVGIITLNRPEALNALNGQITAELGQAVEEMERDDGINVIVLTGSDKAFAAGADIKEILDKTFIDVFDEQFITATWERIARCRKPTIAAVSGHAIGGGFELAMMCDIIIAAECARFALPETKIGIIPGAGGTQRLTRVGGKALAMDMILTGRRLAAEEARAHGLVSRVVPDGEHLTAAIAIAQEMAQSSRPILLIAKEAVNKAYETHLAEGIHLERRLLYSTFAIEDRREGMTAFSEKRKPRFRNR, encoded by the coding sequence ATGAGCTACCAGACCATCCTGACCGCCCGCGACGGCGCCGTTGGCATAATCACCCTGAACCGCCCCGAAGCCCTGAACGCGCTGAACGGCCAGATCACGGCGGAACTCGGCCAAGCCGTGGAGGAGATGGAGCGCGACGACGGGATCAACGTCATCGTCCTGACTGGCTCGGACAAGGCCTTTGCCGCCGGTGCCGACATCAAGGAAATCCTCGACAAGACGTTCATCGACGTCTTCGACGAACAGTTCATCACCGCGACATGGGAACGCATCGCCCGCTGCCGCAAGCCGACCATCGCCGCCGTATCCGGCCACGCCATTGGCGGCGGCTTCGAGCTTGCGATGATGTGCGACATCATCATCGCCGCCGAATGCGCCCGCTTCGCGCTGCCCGAAACGAAGATCGGCATCATCCCTGGAGCGGGCGGCACGCAGCGGCTGACGCGGGTGGGGGGCAAGGCGCTGGCCATGGACATGATCCTGACCGGCCGCCGTCTGGCCGCCGAGGAGGCGCGCGCCCATGGTCTTGTCAGCCGGGTGGTGCCGGACGGCGAGCATCTGACCGCCGCCATCGCTATCGCGCAGGAGATGGCACAATCCTCGCGGCCGATCCTGCTGATCGCCAAGGAGGCCGTGAACAAGGCCTACGAGACGCATCTGGCCGAGGGCATCCATCTGGAACGCCGGCTGCTCTATTCGACCTTCGCCATCGAAGACCGGCGTGAGGGCATGACCGCCTTCAGCGAAAAGCGGAAGCCCAGGTTCCGCAACCGCTGA
- a CDS encoding acyl-CoA dehydrogenase, giving the protein MKMDRTGSFRWEDPFLLEDELTEEERMIRDTARSYAQDRLAPRVREAFQKEHTDRAIFTEMGELGLLGVTIPEEYGGTGAGYVSYGLVAREVERVDSGYRSMMSVQASLVMHPINAYGSEEQRRKYLPKLCSGEWVGCFGLTEPDAGSDPGGMKTTARKTEGGYRLNGSKMWITNSPIADVFVVWAKSEAHGGKIRGFVLEKGMKGLSAPKIEGKLSLRASVTGEIVMEEVEVGEDALLPNAEGLGGPFGCLNRARYGIAWGSMGAAEACWHAARSYGLDRKQFGKPLAQTQLHQLKLANMMTEITLGLNAALRVGRLFEAGRMQPEMISLIKRNNCGKALEIARVARDMHGGNGISDEYPVMRHMVNLETVNTYEGTHDVHALILGRAQTGLQAFF; this is encoded by the coding sequence ATGAAGATGGACCGCACAGGCAGCTTCCGCTGGGAAGACCCCTTCCTTCTGGAAGACGAGCTGACCGAGGAAGAACGCATGATCCGCGACACCGCGCGGAGCTATGCGCAGGACCGCCTCGCCCCCCGCGTGCGCGAGGCCTTCCAGAAGGAGCACACCGACCGCGCCATCTTCACCGAGATGGGCGAGCTTGGCCTACTGGGCGTCACCATCCCCGAGGAATACGGCGGCACCGGCGCAGGCTATGTCAGTTACGGCTTGGTTGCGCGGGAGGTCGAGCGGGTGGATTCGGGCTACCGATCCATGATGTCGGTGCAGGCGTCCTTGGTAATGCACCCGATCAATGCCTATGGCTCGGAAGAACAGCGGCGCAAGTACCTGCCGAAGCTCTGTTCCGGCGAATGGGTGGGCTGCTTCGGCCTGACCGAGCCCGACGCGGGCTCGGATCCAGGCGGCATGAAGACCACCGCGAGGAAGACCGAGGGCGGCTACCGGCTGAACGGGTCCAAAATGTGGATCACCAACAGCCCCATCGCCGATGTTTTCGTGGTCTGGGCGAAGTCCGAGGCGCATGGCGGCAAGATCCGTGGCTTTGTGCTGGAAAAGGGCATGAAGGGCCTGTCCGCTCCGAAGATCGAGGGCAAGCTGTCCTTGCGCGCCTCCGTAACCGGCGAGATCGTCATGGAGGAGGTCGAAGTGGGCGAGGATGCCCTGCTGCCAAATGCCGAGGGCCTGGGTGGCCCCTTCGGCTGCCTCAACCGCGCGCGCTATGGCATCGCCTGGGGCTCGATGGGCGCGGCCGAGGCCTGCTGGCACGCGGCGCGGTCCTATGGGCTGGATCGCAAGCAGTTCGGCAAGCCCCTGGCGCAGACGCAGCTGCACCAGTTGAAGCTTGCGAACATGATGACCGAGATCACGCTCGGCCTGAACGCGGCCCTGCGGGTCGGGCGGCTGTTCGAGGCCGGCAGGATGCAGCCCGAGATGATCTCCCTCATCAAGCGCAACAACTGCGGCAAGGCCCTGGAGATCGCGCGGGTGGCCCGCGACATGCACGGCGGCAACGGCATCTCGGACGAATACCCGGTGATGCGCCACATGGTGAACCTGGAAACCGTGAACACCTACGAGGGCACCCATGACGTCCACGCCCTGATCCTGGGTCGGGCGCAGACCGGGCTGCAGGCGTTCTTCTGA
- a CDS encoding electron transfer flavoprotein subunit alpha/FixB family protein has protein sequence MAVLLLAEMAENGLNRDATAKAVTAVTPLGDVAVLVAGEGAQAAAQDAAQIAGVAKVLVAEGAAYAHRLAEPMAALLVGLAPQFSHIAAPGTTDARNVLPRAAALLDVMVIPEVSRIVDADTFERGVYTSAAIQTVKSSDPIKVLTVRIASFDAAGEGGSAPVEAAAAAADPGLSSWVEDRVAASDRPELTSAKRIVSGGRAVGSKENFALIEKLADKLGAAVGASRAAVDSGYAPNDWQVGQTGKVVAPELYIAAGISGAIQHLAGMKDSKVIVAINKDEEAPIFQVADYGLVGDIFTVLPELTEKL, from the coding sequence ATGGCGGTGCTGCTGCTGGCCGAGATGGCCGAGAACGGGCTGAACCGGGACGCGACGGCCAAGGCCGTGACGGCGGTGACGCCGCTTGGGGATGTGGCCGTGCTGGTCGCGGGCGAGGGCGCGCAGGCGGCCGCCCAAGACGCCGCGCAGATCGCGGGCGTGGCGAAGGTGCTGGTGGCCGAGGGCGCGGCCTACGCCCACCGCCTGGCCGAGCCGATGGCGGCGCTGCTGGTCGGGCTTGCGCCGCAGTTCAGCCACATCGCCGCCCCGGGCACCACGGATGCCCGCAACGTCCTGCCGCGGGCCGCGGCGCTTCTGGACGTGATGGTGATCCCCGAGGTCAGCCGGATCGTGGACGCCGACACCTTCGAGCGCGGCGTCTACACCTCGGCCGCGATCCAGACGGTGAAGTCCTCGGACCCGATCAAGGTGCTGACGGTGCGCATCGCCAGCTTCGACGCGGCGGGCGAGGGTGGCTCGGCCCCGGTCGAGGCCGCCGCCGCCGCCGCCGATCCCGGCCTGTCCTCCTGGGTCGAGGACCGGGTTGCGGCCTCGGACCGCCCGGAACTGACCTCGGCGAAACGCATCGTCTCGGGCGGCCGCGCGGTCGGCTCGAAGGAGAACTTCGCGCTGATCGAGAAGCTCGCGGACAAGCTCGGCGCCGCCGTGGGTGCAAGCCGCGCGGCGGTCGATTCGGGCTATGCCCCGAACGACTGGCAGGTGGGCCAGACCGGCAAGGTGGTGGCGCCCGAGCTTTACATCGCCGCCGGCATCTCGGGCGCGATCCAGCACCTCGCGGGGATGAAGGACAGCAAGGTCATCGTCGCCATCAACAAGGACGAGGAAGCCCCCATCTTCCAGGTCGCCGACTACGGCCTCGTCGGCGACATCTTCACCGTCCTGCCGGAACTGACCGAGAAGCTGTGA
- a CDS encoding ABC transporter ATP-binding protein encodes MSALLNVAGLNAWYGESHVLHGVDMHVNEGETVCILGRNGMGKTTTLRSIIGIVRKRTGQISFAGQDLMTMPLHRTARAGLGFVPEERGIFATLSVDENLMLPPVVAQGGMTLDEIYTLFPNLKERRNSPGTKLSGGEQQMLAMARILRTGARCLLLDEPTEGLAPVIIDAIGAVLRELKARGMTVVLVEQNFRFASKVADRFYVMDHGVMAHEFPVGELAARMNMLQETLGV; translated from the coding sequence ATGAGCGCGCTTCTGAACGTGGCCGGGCTGAACGCCTGGTATGGCGAAAGCCACGTCCTGCATGGCGTCGACATGCATGTGAACGAGGGCGAGACCGTCTGCATCCTCGGCCGCAACGGCATGGGCAAGACCACCACGCTGCGGTCCATCATCGGCATCGTCCGCAAGCGGACCGGGCAGATCAGTTTCGCCGGGCAGGACCTGATGACCATGCCGCTGCACCGCACCGCGCGGGCCGGGCTGGGCTTCGTCCCCGAGGAACGCGGTATCTTCGCGACCCTGTCGGTGGACGAGAACCTGATGCTGCCCCCGGTGGTGGCGCAGGGCGGCATGACGCTGGACGAAATCTACACGCTGTTCCCGAACCTCAAGGAACGCCGCAACAGCCCCGGCACCAAGCTGTCGGGGGGCGAGCAGCAGATGCTTGCCATGGCGCGCATCCTGCGGACCGGCGCCCGCTGCCTTTTGCTGGACGAGCCGACCGAAGGGCTGGCCCCCGTCATCATCGACGCCATCGGCGCGGTGCTGCGGGAACTCAAGGCGCGCGGCATGACGGTGGTGCTGGTGGAACAGAACTTCCGCTTCGCCTCCAAGGTCGCGGACCGCTTCTATGTCATGGACCACGGCGTGATGGCCCATGAATTCCCGGTGGGCGAACTGGCCGCCCGCATGAACATGCTGCAAGAAACACTGGGAGTCTGA